In Paenibacillus sp. 1781tsa1, one DNA window encodes the following:
- a CDS encoding YtrH family sporulation protein, translated as MSTFLSKAILDFFIAFGIVLGGAMIGGIGAVISLQPPTQTMLDISGKIKIWALAAAVGGTIDPMRVIESNFLDGNLSPAVKQILYLISAFMGAHMGTELVKWVCGGGRS; from the coding sequence GTGAGCACATTTTTGTCCAAAGCCATTCTTGATTTCTTTATTGCGTTTGGAATCGTGCTGGGCGGCGCGATGATCGGAGGTATTGGAGCGGTGATTTCTCTTCAGCCTCCAACACAGACAATGCTCGATATTTCCGGGAAAATAAAGATATGGGCACTCGCAGCCGCTGTGGGCGGCACCATCGATCCCATGCGTGTCATCGAGAGCAATTTCCTGGATGGTAACCTGTCTCCGGCGGTCAAACAAATCCTCTATTTGATCTCTGCTTTTATGGGCGCGCATATGGGAACCGAATTGGTGAAATGGGTGTGCGGCGGAGGCCGGAGCTAA
- a CDS encoding DNA polymerase III subunit alpha produces MSSFVHLHVHSEYSLLDGAARIPDLVNKAADLGMTTLALTDHGVMYGAIPFYKACIERGIKPIIGCEAYMTAGSRKERGSRKDQPIHHLILLAKNMTGYRNLMKLCSIGHLEGFHYKPRVDMESLAAHHEGIICLSACLGGEVPQHLLHGREEEARRAALRYKNIFGEDFYLELQDHGLSEQKRVNPQLIKLAAELEIPLVATNDAHYLSEEDAELQDVLICIGTGKTVDDENRLRIGTNQLYLKSEEEMARLFPHVPEALANTVRIAESCELKLEFGKSILPEYRPLPDGLSPSAYLRQLCEEGMEERYAQSTRWTDEELRSELEQRLAYELGVIDSMGFSDYFLIVWDFIAYAHKQGIVTGPGRGSSAGSLVAYTLHITDVDPMKYNLLFERFLNPERISMPDIDIDFSDERRDEVIDYVAHKYGKAHVAQIITFGTMAARAAVRDVGRALNVPYGEVDKAAKLIPAQLGINIERAMEATPELKALYETKPKTRELLDMAMKVEGMPRHASTHAAGVVISRDPLTDVVPLQEGSEGTALTQYSMENLESIGLLKMDFLGLRTLSIIERCVRWIGEHGEIPDFRLIPDDDALTYEMLGRGDTMGIFQLESAGVRRVLKDLKPSSFEDVISVLALYRPGPMEFISKYIQGKHGQIEVDYPHVDLEPILKDTYGIIVYQEQIMQIASRMAGFSLGEADLLRRAVSKKKREVLDLERGHFVQGSLKQGYSEEEADLVYDMIVKFANYGFPRAHAAAYGVLAFQTAYLKAHYPVHFMASMLTAVMGSHRKVAEYVVECRRMDMEVLPPDVNESGILFTPVFVPSGSAGTGDQSIVSQQTAGADAESDTGSAAEEHTTNGNGSSFKEEHVHEHEEHSGQAEYGEAPLPDDPGPGSEEDSGGYEWQSSTSLPEASDNRKEPELVKATSKGAIRFGLAAVKNVGTQAMESIMIVRQERPFDSLLDFCRRVDLRVCNKRVIESLIQAGAFDTLPGHRAQLLAMLDETVEAALKWRKEREDLQIQLFDFVETPNWEIEYPEIPPYSSGQQLELERELLGLYLSGHPLDDYEDVLESSGADRIMELTEAADDTMAVAAGMVVSVKSITTKQGKAMAFMELEDQIERCEVVLFPEVWRRSQQHVGKGELLVVRAKVQQQDEGFKLLAEEVVPLSPAALEQQLRSRDRRGKPGSGSSSRPAQSASPRRPAGAGAEAQRSSAGGDASAARSSGSQGSAATRSDAAGTGAATAAASRPRGAADAAGSPAQSREPRAVEQRVFVKIAPHAEKPELLARLKQLLQEHPGPVATVLFYEQQQKLLALSDAYRIKPSPTLFSDMEKMLGEGTVKIK; encoded by the coding sequence ATGAGTTCTTTTGTGCATTTGCACGTTCACAGCGAATACAGTTTGCTGGACGGCGCTGCGCGTATTCCGGATCTCGTGAATAAGGCTGCAGATCTTGGAATGACAACACTGGCGCTAACCGACCATGGCGTAATGTATGGTGCAATTCCTTTTTATAAAGCATGTATTGAACGCGGTATCAAGCCGATTATCGGTTGCGAGGCATACATGACAGCAGGGTCCCGCAAAGAGCGGGGCAGCCGCAAGGATCAGCCGATTCATCATTTGATTTTGCTGGCCAAAAACATGACCGGATACCGTAATCTGATGAAATTGTGCTCGATTGGACATCTCGAAGGTTTTCATTACAAACCACGTGTCGATATGGAAAGTCTGGCTGCCCATCATGAGGGAATTATCTGTCTTAGTGCGTGTCTGGGGGGCGAGGTTCCTCAGCACTTATTGCATGGACGAGAGGAAGAAGCGCGGCGTGCAGCGTTGCGTTATAAAAATATCTTTGGTGAAGACTTCTATCTGGAACTTCAGGATCATGGGCTTTCCGAGCAAAAAAGGGTAAATCCGCAGTTGATCAAACTGGCGGCCGAGCTGGAAATTCCGCTTGTAGCGACGAATGATGCCCACTATCTTTCGGAAGAAGATGCGGAGCTCCAGGATGTGCTGATCTGTATCGGAACGGGCAAGACCGTGGATGATGAGAATCGGCTCCGCATTGGAACGAATCAGCTCTATCTGAAAAGTGAAGAAGAGATGGCTCGTTTGTTTCCTCATGTACCGGAAGCTCTGGCAAATACCGTCCGCATTGCGGAGTCTTGTGAATTGAAGCTGGAATTCGGCAAATCGATTTTGCCTGAATATAGACCACTTCCTGATGGACTCAGTCCTTCGGCGTATCTGCGTCAGTTGTGCGAAGAGGGCATGGAGGAGCGTTACGCGCAGTCCACACGATGGACAGACGAGGAGCTTCGATCCGAACTTGAACAACGACTGGCGTATGAACTTGGTGTGATCGACAGTATGGGGTTCTCGGATTATTTTTTGATTGTCTGGGACTTTATCGCCTATGCGCATAAACAAGGCATTGTTACTGGACCAGGCCGGGGCTCCTCGGCAGGGAGTCTGGTAGCATACACGTTGCACATCACAGATGTTGATCCGATGAAATACAACCTGCTCTTCGAACGGTTCCTGAATCCCGAGCGGATCTCCATGCCGGATATTGATATTGACTTCAGCGATGAACGGCGGGATGAGGTCATTGATTATGTTGCACATAAATATGGCAAAGCCCATGTCGCCCAGATTATTACGTTTGGAACGATGGCTGCCCGTGCAGCCGTACGTGATGTTGGACGGGCACTGAATGTGCCTTATGGTGAAGTGGACAAGGCTGCGAAGCTGATTCCAGCACAGCTCGGCATTAACATCGAGCGAGCCATGGAAGCTACACCTGAGCTGAAGGCGCTGTATGAAACCAAGCCGAAAACCCGTGAACTGCTGGATATGGCCATGAAGGTCGAAGGTATGCCGCGTCATGCTTCAACGCATGCAGCGGGAGTGGTTATCTCCCGTGACCCGCTGACCGATGTGGTGCCGCTTCAGGAGGGCAGTGAAGGGACCGCGTTAACCCAGTATTCCATGGAAAACCTGGAGTCGATAGGGTTGCTTAAGATGGACTTTCTCGGTCTGCGTACCCTCTCGATCATTGAGCGGTGTGTACGCTGGATTGGGGAACATGGAGAAATTCCGGACTTCCGTCTTATTCCCGATGATGATGCTTTAACCTACGAGATGCTTGGCCGTGGTGACACGATGGGCATATTCCAACTGGAATCTGCCGGTGTACGCCGTGTGCTGAAAGACTTGAAGCCAAGTAGCTTTGAAGATGTAATCTCGGTACTTGCCTTGTACCGTCCGGGTCCGATGGAGTTCATATCCAAATACATTCAGGGCAAGCATGGGCAGATTGAAGTGGATTACCCCCATGTGGATCTAGAGCCTATCCTGAAAGATACGTATGGCATCATCGTGTATCAGGAACAGATCATGCAGATTGCCTCCCGGATGGCGGGTTTCTCGCTGGGTGAAGCAGATTTGCTTCGCAGAGCGGTCTCCAAGAAGAAACGGGAAGTGCTTGATCTGGAGCGTGGACACTTTGTACAAGGTAGTCTGAAACAAGGGTATAGCGAGGAAGAGGCAGACCTGGTCTATGATATGATCGTCAAGTTTGCCAACTATGGCTTCCCGCGTGCTCATGCCGCGGCATATGGTGTGCTCGCGTTCCAGACGGCTTATCTGAAGGCACATTATCCGGTTCATTTTATGGCGTCCATGCTGACAGCCGTGATGGGCAGTCATCGGAAAGTGGCAGAGTACGTGGTGGAATGTCGGCGTATGGATATGGAGGTGCTTCCGCCGGATGTGAATGAGAGCGGTATTCTGTTTACACCTGTATTTGTACCGTCCGGCAGTGCAGGAACCGGGGATCAGAGCATTGTATCGCAGCAGACTGCGGGAGCAGATGCAGAGAGTGACACCGGAAGCGCGGCAGAAGAACATACCACGAACGGTAACGGAAGTTCCTTCAAGGAAGAACACGTTCATGAGCATGAGGAGCATTCGGGACAAGCTGAATATGGTGAAGCACCTTTGCCGGATGATCCGGGTCCTGGCTCCGAAGAGGACAGTGGCGGATATGAGTGGCAGTCATCGACATCCTTGCCTGAAGCATCTGACAACCGGAAGGAACCGGAATTGGTGAAGGCTACCTCAAAGGGGGCAATTCGCTTCGGTCTGGCTGCTGTGAAAAATGTCGGTACCCAGGCAATGGAAAGCATTATGATCGTAAGGCAGGAGAGACCGTTCGACAGTCTGCTCGATTTTTGTCGTCGTGTGGATCTGCGTGTATGCAACAAACGTGTGATTGAATCGCTGATCCAGGCCGGAGCTTTTGACACCTTACCTGGACACCGGGCCCAATTGCTGGCGATGCTGGATGAGACCGTTGAGGCAGCCCTGAAATGGCGGAAGGAACGTGAGGATCTGCAGATTCAATTGTTTGACTTTGTGGAGACGCCAAACTGGGAGATTGAATACCCGGAGATCCCTCCTTATTCCTCAGGGCAGCAACTGGAGCTGGAGCGTGAGTTGTTAGGCTTGTATCTCTCCGGGCATCCGCTGGATGACTATGAAGATGTGCTTGAATCGAGTGGGGCTGACCGGATCATGGAGCTGACCGAGGCGGCAGACGACACGATGGCCGTCGCCGCGGGTATGGTTGTGTCTGTGAAGTCGATCACGACGAAACAGGGCAAGGCTATGGCGTTCATGGAGCTGGAAGACCAGATTGAACGCTGCGAAGTGGTTCTCTTTCCCGAGGTATGGCGGCGTAGCCAGCAGCATGTCGGGAAAGGTGAACTGCTCGTCGTGCGTGCCAAAGTGCAGCAGCAGGACGAAGGGTTTAAGCTGCTGGCTGAGGAAGTGGTGCCGTTGTCACCGGCGGCACTGGAGCAGCAGCTGCGCAGCCGTGACCGCCGAGGCAAGCCCGGCAGCGGCAGCTCTTCGCGCCCGGCGCAGTCGGCTTCGCCGCGGCGGCCAGCGGGCGCAGGAGCCGAAGCGCAGCGCAGCAGCGCAGGCGGGGATGCTTCTGCTGCGCGTAGCAGCGGGAGCCAAGGCTCGGCAGCGACGCGCAGCGATGCGGCGGGCACGGGCGCAGCCACGGCTGCGGCTTCCCGGCCTCGCGGTGCCGCTGATGCGGCTGGTAGCCCGGCGCAGAGCCGCGAACCACGGGCCGTGGAGCAGCGGGTGTTCGTGAAGATTGCCCCGCATGCGGAGAAGCCTGAGCTTCTGGCACGTTTGAAGCAGCTGCTTCAGGAGCATCCCGGACCTGTGGCGACGGTGCTCTTCTATGAGCAGCAGCAGAAGCTGCTTGCGTTGAGTGATGCCTACCGGATTAAGCCATCACCAACCTTGTTCTCCGATATGGAGAAGATGCTGGGTGAAGGTACGGTCAAAATTAAATAA
- a CDS encoding phosphatidylglycerophosphatase A — MSYEIVEAMLARRGVRIDAIAAIVYRLQKGYHPELTLDDCVTSVKSVLQKREVQYTLYTGIALDELAEKRLLPQPLQAIMEADESLYGVDETLALGITHVYGMIGLTSFGYLDKEKIGVIHDLNEHATAIHVFLDDLVAGVAAAASARIAHKNIKAKKYPSDL, encoded by the coding sequence ATGTCATATGAAATCGTAGAAGCCATGCTGGCCCGGCGGGGGGTACGGATTGATGCAATCGCCGCAATTGTATACCGTCTGCAAAAAGGGTACCACCCCGAACTGACCTTGGACGACTGTGTAACCAGCGTGAAATCCGTTCTGCAGAAACGAGAGGTACAATATACGCTCTATACGGGTATTGCCCTCGACGAACTTGCAGAGAAGCGACTCTTGCCCCAACCGTTACAAGCTATTATGGAAGCGGATGAATCCCTGTATGGAGTGGACGAGACTCTGGCCCTCGGCATTACTCATGTGTATGGTATGATCGGTTTAACCAGCTTTGGTTATCTGGATAAAGAAAAAATAGGTGTCATTCATGATTTGAACGAACACGCAACAGCCATTCATGTCTTTTTGGATGATCTGGTTGCAGGGGTGGCCGCTGCAGCTTCTGCCCGGATTGCACACAAAAATATTAAAGCCAAAAAATACCCCTCAGACCTTTAA
- the accD gene encoding acetyl-CoA carboxylase, carboxyltransferase subunit beta, with product MFKDIFQKKRKYATIPSERALPGEGQEVLERPKREIPEGLMNKCSKCGTIQYSKELEKNLKVCPACGYHMRLNAMERIAMVLDDQGFVEFDADMISVDPLGFPGYSNKLEQQRLKSGLKEAVITGEGTIDGLPVVVAVMSFDFFTGSMGSVVGEKITRAIEHATEKRLPLIIFSTSGGARMQESILSLMQMAKTSAALSRLDEQGGLYISVITDPTTGGVSASFASLGDINIAEPGAVFGFAGRIVIEQTIRQKLPDDFQTAEFNMQHGQLDMVVHRKELRATLGKLLDMHSEKGGV from the coding sequence GTGTTCAAAGATATATTCCAGAAGAAACGGAAGTACGCTACCATACCTTCCGAGCGTGCACTTCCCGGCGAAGGCCAGGAAGTCCTAGAGCGCCCAAAACGTGAAATACCTGAAGGGCTTATGAACAAGTGCAGCAAATGCGGCACCATTCAATATAGCAAGGAATTGGAGAAAAATCTTAAAGTATGTCCTGCTTGTGGTTACCATATGCGTCTTAACGCTATGGAGCGCATTGCTATGGTACTTGATGATCAAGGGTTTGTTGAGTTTGACGCTGATATGATATCAGTTGATCCGCTTGGCTTTCCTGGATATAGCAACAAATTGGAACAACAACGTTTGAAATCAGGCCTGAAGGAAGCGGTCATTACAGGGGAAGGAACCATTGACGGCCTGCCTGTAGTTGTGGCTGTCATGAGTTTTGATTTCTTCACAGGCAGCATGGGTTCTGTTGTAGGGGAGAAAATTACCCGTGCCATTGAGCATGCAACAGAGAAGCGCTTGCCATTGATTATTTTCTCCACATCAGGTGGTGCCCGGATGCAGGAGAGTATTCTCAGCCTCATGCAAATGGCCAAAACAAGCGCAGCTTTATCCCGTTTGGATGAACAGGGCGGGCTGTACATTTCGGTCATTACGGACCCAACGACAGGTGGAGTCTCGGCAAGTTTTGCGAGTCTGGGCGATATTAATATTGCCGAACCTGGCGCTGTATTTGGTTTTGCCGGCAGAATCGTTATTGAACAGACCATCCGTCAGAAGTTACCTGATGATTTCCAGACGGCTGAATTTAATATGCAACACGGTCAGTTGGACATGGTTGTGCACCGGAAAGAACTTCGGGCCACTCTTGGCAAGCTTCTGGATATGCATAGTGAAAAAGGAGGGGTCTAA
- a CDS encoding acetyl-CoA carboxylase carboxyltransferase subunit alpha has translation MAGELPYEAPLVEMRKKIDELVQFGQEKGIDFTDEIARLEERYHRLEEEIYTGITAAQKMHLARHQQRPTALDLIQLIFTDFIELHGDRMFGDDLAVVGGLAKLNGKTVTVIGQQRGKDTKDNIARFFGSAHPEGFRKGLRLMKQANKFGRPIITFIDTKGAYPGNTAEERGQSEAIARNLMEMAKLSVPVIVVVIGEGGSGGALAMAVGNRVLMLEHAIYSAISPNGAASILWKDASKADQAAEAMKITAKDLLEMEVIEEIVPEPRGGAHRDYESSAAFISEALVRHLDEMKGWSGDQLKQDRYEKFRKIGSVTFEPQASIEAPQELVEVDVASNLSGNAE, from the coding sequence ATGGCGGGTGAGTTGCCATATGAAGCGCCTCTGGTTGAGATGCGCAAAAAGATTGATGAACTCGTACAGTTTGGACAGGAAAAAGGGATCGACTTTACGGACGAGATTGCCCGCCTGGAAGAACGTTACCATAGACTTGAAGAAGAGATTTACACTGGCATAACGGCAGCTCAGAAAATGCATCTGGCCCGGCACCAGCAACGCCCAACGGCGCTAGATCTGATTCAGTTGATATTTACAGACTTCATTGAGCTGCACGGTGATCGCATGTTCGGAGACGATCTTGCGGTTGTTGGCGGGCTTGCCAAGTTGAATGGAAAGACAGTAACGGTAATCGGACAACAGCGGGGGAAAGATACGAAGGATAACATCGCCCGCTTTTTCGGCAGCGCTCATCCGGAAGGTTTCCGAAAAGGACTTCGTCTGATGAAACAAGCGAACAAATTTGGCCGCCCTATTATTACGTTTATTGATACTAAAGGGGCGTATCCGGGTAATACTGCAGAAGAGAGAGGTCAATCGGAAGCTATCGCTCGCAACCTGATGGAAATGGCGAAGCTTTCGGTTCCTGTTATTGTTGTGGTCATCGGCGAAGGTGGAAGCGGCGGTGCCCTCGCTATGGCTGTGGGTAATCGTGTGTTGATGCTGGAACATGCGATCTATTCTGCGATCTCTCCGAACGGGGCTGCTTCGATTCTCTGGAAGGATGCATCCAAGGCAGATCAGGCGGCTGAAGCGATGAAAATAACAGCGAAGGACCTTTTGGAGATGGAGGTCATTGAAGAGATCGTGCCAGAGCCACGCGGCGGTGCACATCGGGATTATGAATCGTCTGCTGCTTTCATCAGTGAAGCTTTGGTCCGTCATCTCGACGAGATGAAAGGCTGGAGCGGGGATCAGCTGAAACAGGATCGTTATGAGAAATTCCGTAAAATTGGATCGGTCACGTTTGAACCTCAAGCATCCATTGAAGCTCCTCAAGAGCTTGTAGAAGTCGATGTTGCGAGTAATTTGTCGGGAAATGCTGAATAA
- the pyk gene encoding pyruvate kinase, with amino-acid sequence MRKTKIVCTIGPSSESLENTKKLIMAGMNVARLNFSHGDFDEHGGRIIAIRQACEELNKTVAILLDTKGPEIRTGKLEVEPIELVQDEYITLTTEEILGTKERLSITYTDLPNDVEPGSTILIDDGLIGLTVVEVQGTEIKCRIVNGGSIKSKKGVNVPGVAISLPGITEKDANDIVFGIEQGVDFIAASFVRKASDVLEIRELLEKHNAGHIQIISKIENQQGVDNLDEILEVSDGLMVARGDLGVEIPAEEVPLVQKRMIEKCNVAGKPVITATQMLDSMQRNPRPTRAEASDVANAIFDGTDAIMLSGETAAGKYPVESVLTMSRIAEKAESALPYQELYLKQRVAQQTTVTEAISQSVALSAQDLNAKAIITSTESGHTARMISKYRPESPIIAVTTEDRTSRRLALAWGVTPVKGRLVDSTDALFENAIEGGVKSGLVKEGDLVVITAGVPLGRSGSTNLIKVSQIPNNA; translated from the coding sequence ATGCGTAAAACGAAAATTGTATGTACCATTGGTCCATCCAGTGAATCTCTGGAGAACACCAAAAAATTGATTATGGCCGGTATGAATGTGGCCCGTCTGAACTTCTCCCACGGTGATTTCGATGAGCACGGCGGACGGATCATTGCGATTCGCCAAGCATGCGAAGAGTTGAACAAAACAGTAGCGATCTTGCTGGACACCAAAGGACCGGAAATTCGGACAGGTAAACTCGAAGTTGAACCGATCGAATTGGTTCAAGACGAGTACATCACTTTGACAACAGAAGAAATTCTGGGCACCAAAGAACGTCTTTCCATTACGTATACAGATCTTCCGAATGATGTTGAACCGGGATCTACAATTCTGATCGACGACGGTCTGATCGGACTGACTGTGGTGGAAGTGCAAGGCACCGAGATCAAATGCCGTATCGTTAACGGCGGATCGATCAAAAGCAAAAAAGGTGTTAACGTTCCGGGCGTTGCCATTTCTCTGCCGGGTATCACCGAAAAAGACGCTAACGATATCGTATTTGGTATTGAGCAAGGTGTCGATTTCATCGCGGCTTCTTTTGTACGTAAAGCGAGTGACGTACTTGAGATTCGTGAATTGCTTGAAAAACACAATGCTGGACATATCCAAATCATCTCCAAAATCGAAAACCAACAAGGTGTCGATAACCTCGACGAGATCCTTGAAGTGTCTGACGGTCTGATGGTTGCTCGTGGAGACCTGGGTGTTGAGATTCCTGCGGAAGAAGTACCATTGGTACAAAAACGCATGATCGAAAAATGTAACGTTGCCGGTAAACCGGTTATCACAGCTACACAAATGTTGGATTCCATGCAACGTAACCCGCGTCCAACACGTGCGGAAGCAAGTGACGTGGCGAATGCGATCTTTGATGGTACGGACGCAATCATGTTGTCTGGTGAGACAGCTGCGGGTAAATACCCGGTTGAATCCGTTCTGACCATGTCCCGTATTGCTGAAAAAGCAGAATCTGCTCTGCCTTACCAAGAGCTGTATCTGAAACAACGTGTTGCTCAACAAACAACAGTTACAGAAGCAATCAGCCAATCGGTTGCCCTTTCAGCTCAAGATTTGAACGCAAAAGCGATCATCACTTCAACTGAATCAGGACACACTGCACGCATGATTTCTAAGTATCGTCCAGAATCTCCAATCATCGCTGTGACTACGGAAGACAGAACTTCCCGTCGTTTGGCTCTGGCTTGGGGTGTAACTCCTGTCAAAGGAAGACTGGTTGATTCCACGGATGCTTTGTTCGAAAACGCAATTGAAGGCGGCGTAAAATCCGGACTTGTTAAAGAAGGAGACCTGGTTGTGATCACAGCAGGTGTACCTTTGGGTCGTTCCGGTTCTACCAACCTGATTAAAGTAAGCCAAATTCCAAACAACGCTTAA
- a CDS encoding thioesterase family protein: MILRAKEADNVREQINGSWYAARLRVRYQESDQMGVVYHANYLNWFEIGRTEMIRQMGYTYRKMEEQGLLLPVTGLDVKYHKPARYDDEIIIFTRIAAFSGLRLNYEYDIRRMSEEPDEHMAIGERVWSADESLPGERLVTGSTQHVWVNGDWKLVRLDKAASELYSALEKVWLSGKG; the protein is encoded by the coding sequence ATGATTCTTAGAGCGAAGGAGGCCGATAACGTGCGAGAACAGATCAATGGTAGCTGGTATGCGGCACGTCTTCGTGTACGCTATCAAGAAAGTGACCAGATGGGCGTGGTTTACCACGCGAACTATTTGAATTGGTTTGAAATCGGTCGAACTGAGATGATTCGCCAAATGGGGTATACATATCGTAAAATGGAGGAACAGGGGTTACTGCTTCCCGTAACCGGACTGGATGTGAAGTATCACAAGCCTGCCCGATATGATGATGAGATTATCATTTTCACCCGTATTGCTGCATTTAGTGGTCTGCGACTGAACTATGAGTACGACATAAGACGCATGTCTGAAGAACCTGATGAGCATATGGCGATTGGAGAACGGGTATGGTCAGCTGATGAATCGCTCCCCGGAGAACGGCTAGTTACAGGTTCTACCCAGCATGTGTGGGTAAATGGAGACTGGAAGCTAGTTCGGCTGGATAAGGCAGCCTCTGAGCTATACAGCGCGCTTGAAAAGGTGTGGCTTTCGGGAAAGGGGTAA
- a CDS encoding FxsA family protein has translation MRKWMWALLLIIPVIELFGFILMSDWIGAGKTLLLMILTSLIGIAMLQFEGRKVLVDAKSEMERGKVPGRKMVDGLFIFVGGFLLLIPGFVTDLIGFTLVFPLTRPVYRLFFLGWLEKKMKSGKITFYRRPK, from the coding sequence ATGCGAAAATGGATGTGGGCTTTACTCTTAATCATTCCGGTGATTGAATTATTTGGTTTTATTCTGATGAGTGACTGGATCGGAGCCGGAAAGACATTGCTTCTCATGATTCTCACGTCCTTGATTGGTATAGCAATGTTGCAGTTTGAAGGACGAAAAGTACTTGTGGACGCCAAATCCGAGATGGAGCGTGGCAAGGTACCTGGCAGAAAAATGGTCGATGGTCTATTTATTTTTGTCGGTGGTTTCCTGCTTTTGATTCCAGGCTTTGTAACGGATCTGATCGGGTTTACACTGGTATTTCCATTAACACGTCCGGTTTATCGTCTGTTCTTCCTGGGATGGCTGGAGAAAAAAATGAAAAGTGGAAAAATTACGTTTTATCGCCGTCCGAAATGA
- the ytvI gene encoding sporulation integral membrane protein YtvI, producing MDKIILKRLLRGLWVIIATILIAVAIYLLFPLLYPFAIAWIIAYAMNPLVKLLQHRARFPRWLAVTLSLILYFGAIAVVLSAAITRMVKEVISLTTSFDLHVDEIKDTFVRWTQNDTIQSLIAQINEFYKENPNYQETINSNISKTTETVGTAVTDLVTGFFNMVLSLLTSLPNMGAVLIVVLLSTFFISKSWTRHSITVSGWVPSSIRKPISDIWTDLKKALFGYVRAQLIMISITALFVMIGLLILQVKSAFTIALFIGLVDLLPYLGVGLVMVPWAAYLFMNGDLYLGIGISIIYLILLIARQIIEPKVLASSVGLDPLATLVGMFVGLKLFGVLGLIIGPVSLVILDAFNRANVLRDLRTYIINGRVR from the coding sequence TTGGATAAAATTATACTGAAACGTCTGCTCCGCGGCTTATGGGTTATCATTGCAACCATTCTGATCGCTGTTGCCATATACTTGTTGTTCCCGCTACTGTATCCTTTTGCGATTGCCTGGATCATCGCTTATGCCATGAATCCATTAGTGAAGCTGCTTCAGCATCGAGCACGATTCCCCCGCTGGCTGGCTGTGACTCTTTCCTTAATCCTTTATTTTGGAGCCATCGCGGTGGTGCTGTCAGCGGCGATTACTCGCATGGTAAAAGAAGTCATTTCACTTACGACAAGCTTTGATCTTCATGTTGATGAGATCAAGGACACGTTTGTGCGCTGGACCCAGAATGACACCATTCAGAGTTTGATTGCGCAGATCAATGAATTTTACAAGGAGAATCCCAACTACCAGGAAACCATCAACAGCAATATTAGCAAAACGACCGAAACGGTAGGTACAGCCGTGACCGACCTGGTCACCGGATTTTTCAATATGGTTCTGAGTCTCCTTACTTCCCTGCCGAACATGGGCGCGGTATTAATTGTTGTACTGCTGTCTACATTCTTCATTAGCAAAAGCTGGACCCGGCATAGCATCACCGTATCGGGCTGGGTGCCATCTTCTATTCGCAAGCCAATATCAGACATATGGACTGATTTGAAGAAGGCCTTGTTTGGGTATGTAAGAGCACAATTGATCATGATCTCGATTACAGCACTATTCGTCATGATTGGACTGCTTATATTGCAAGTGAAGTCAGCCTTTACCATCGCTCTGTTTATTGGTCTGGTCGATCTGCTTCCTTACCTGGGTGTGGGTCTGGTCATGGTCCCTTGGGCTGCATACCTGTTTATGAACGGGGATCTGTATCTGGGCATTGGCATTAGTATTATCTATCTGATCTTACTGATCGCCCGTCAGATTATTGAACCGAAGGTACTTGCAAGTAGTGTAGGGCTCGACCCACTCGCCACGCTGGTTGGCATGTTTGTGGGTTTGAAGTTGTTCGGTGTTCTAGGCTTAATTATTGGCCCCGTCAGTCTCGTGATTCTCGATGCGTTCAATCGGGCTAACGTATTACGCGACCTCAGAACGTACATCATTAACGGACGTGTCCGATGA